A portion of the Oncorhynchus gorbuscha isolate QuinsamMale2020 ecotype Even-year linkage group LG07, OgorEven_v1.0, whole genome shotgun sequence genome contains these proteins:
- the LOC124040218 gene encoding COP9 signalosome complex subunit 1 isoform X2, producing MFALLQGVVEPMQIDADPQEDQQNAPDVNYVVENPTLDLEQYASSYCGLMRIERLQFIAEHCPQLRAEALKMALSFVHRTFNVDVYEEIHRKLTEATREVQGAPDAAVEGGAVETPPLDTAWAESTRKKALLKLEKLDTDLKNYKGNSIKESIRRGHDDLGDHYLDCGDLSNALKCYSRARDYCTSAKHVINMCLNVIKVSVYLQNWSHVLSYVSKAESTPEIAEQRGERDCQSQSVLTKLKCAAGLAELASRKYKQAAKCFLLASFDHCDFAELLSPSNVAVYGGMCALATFDRQELQKNVISSSSFKLFLELEPQVRDIIFKFYESKYASCLKMLDEIKDNLLLDMYLAPHVLTLYTLIRNRALIQYFSPYVSADMTKMAQAFNTTVLALEDELTQLILEGLINARIDSHSKILYARDVDQRSHTFEKSIHMGKEFQRRAKAMILRAAVLRNQIHVKSPPREGSQGELNSANSQSRMSTNM from the exons atgttcgCTCTTCTTCAGGGGGTTGTTGAGCCCATGCAGATAGATGCTGACCCACAGGAGGACCAGCAGAATGCACCAGATGTCAACTATGTGGTGGAAAACCCCACGCTG gaCCTGGAGCAATATGCATCCAGCTACTGTGGTCTGATGCGTATTGAGAGGCTGCAGTTCATCGCAGAGCACTGTCCCCAGCTCCGCGCCGAGGCCCTGAAGATGGCCCTATCTTTTGTCCACAGGACCTTCAATGTAGACGTGTACGAGGAGATCCACCGCAAGCTCACAGAGGCCACCAG aGAGGTCCAGGGGGCTCCAGATGCTGCGGTGGAGGGCGGGGCAGTCGAAACCCCTCCTCTGGACACAGCATGGGCCGAGTCGACCAGGAAAAAGGCCCTGCTCAAACTGGAGAAATTGGACACTGACCTAAAGAACTACAAAGGCAACTCCATCAAAGAGAGCATCAG GAGGGGTCATGATGACCTTGGGGACCACTACTTGGACTGCGGTGACCTCAGCAACGCCCTTAAGTGCTACTCCAGAGCCCGAGACTACTGCACTAGCGCCAAGCATGTCATAAACATGTGTCTTAATGTCATCAAG GTTAGCGTCTACCTCCAGAACTGGTCCCACGTCCTTAGTTATGTGAGCAAAGCTGAATCTACTCCAGAGATAGCAGAG caaagaggggagagagattgcCAGAGTCAGTCAGTCCTCACCAAATTAAAATGTGCTGCAG GCCTAGCTGAACTGGCCTCCAGAAAGTACAAACAAGCAGCCAAGTGCTTCCTGCTGGCCTCTTTCGACCACTGTGACTTCGCTGAG CTCCTGTCCCCCAGCAATGTAGCTGTGTATGGAGGGATGTGTGCCCTCGCCACCTTCGACAGACAGGAGCTACAGAAGAACGTAATCTCAAGCAG CTCCTTTAAATTATTCCTAGAGTTGGAGCCTCAGGTCCGTGACATCATCTTTAAGTTCTATGAGTCAAAGTATGCTTCCTGTCTCAAAATGCTGGATGAGATCAAG GATAACCTGCTGTTAGACATGTACCTGGCCCCCCACGTACTGACCCTCTACACACTGATCAGGAACAGAGCCCTTATACAG tacTTCAGCCCGTACGTGTCTGCAGACATGACTAAGATGGCCCAGGCCTTCAACACCACAGTGCTAGCTCTGGAAGACGAACTCACCCAGCTCATACTGGAGGGACTTATCAATGCACGCATAGACTcccacagcaag aTCCTGTATGCGCGGGACGTGGACCAGCGGAGCCACACATTTGAGAAGTCTATCCACATGGGCAAGGAGTTCCAGAGGCGAGCCAAAGCCATGATCTTGCGAGCTGCTGTGCTGCGTAACCAGATACACGTCAAG tctcctccCAGGGAGGGCAGCCAAGGTGAACTCAACTCTGCCAACAGCCAATCACgaatgagcaccaacatgtga
- the LOC124040218 gene encoding COP9 signalosome complex subunit 1 isoform X1 produces the protein MPLPVQVFNFQGVVEPMQIDADPQEDQQNAPDVNYVVENPTLDLEQYASSYCGLMRIERLQFIAEHCPQLRAEALKMALSFVHRTFNVDVYEEIHRKLTEATREVQGAPDAAVEGGAVETPPLDTAWAESTRKKALLKLEKLDTDLKNYKGNSIKESIRRGHDDLGDHYLDCGDLSNALKCYSRARDYCTSAKHVINMCLNVIKVSVYLQNWSHVLSYVSKAESTPEIAEQRGERDCQSQSVLTKLKCAAGLAELASRKYKQAAKCFLLASFDHCDFAELLSPSNVAVYGGMCALATFDRQELQKNVISSSSFKLFLELEPQVRDIIFKFYESKYASCLKMLDEIKDNLLLDMYLAPHVLTLYTLIRNRALIQYFSPYVSADMTKMAQAFNTTVLALEDELTQLILEGLINARIDSHSKILYARDVDQRSHTFEKSIHMGKEFQRRAKAMILRAAVLRNQIHVKSPPREGSQGELNSANSQSRMSTNM, from the exons ATGCCTTTGCCCGTGCAAGTATTCAACTTTCAG GGGGTTGTTGAGCCCATGCAGATAGATGCTGACCCACAGGAGGACCAGCAGAATGCACCAGATGTCAACTATGTGGTGGAAAACCCCACGCTG gaCCTGGAGCAATATGCATCCAGCTACTGTGGTCTGATGCGTATTGAGAGGCTGCAGTTCATCGCAGAGCACTGTCCCCAGCTCCGCGCCGAGGCCCTGAAGATGGCCCTATCTTTTGTCCACAGGACCTTCAATGTAGACGTGTACGAGGAGATCCACCGCAAGCTCACAGAGGCCACCAG aGAGGTCCAGGGGGCTCCAGATGCTGCGGTGGAGGGCGGGGCAGTCGAAACCCCTCCTCTGGACACAGCATGGGCCGAGTCGACCAGGAAAAAGGCCCTGCTCAAACTGGAGAAATTGGACACTGACCTAAAGAACTACAAAGGCAACTCCATCAAAGAGAGCATCAG GAGGGGTCATGATGACCTTGGGGACCACTACTTGGACTGCGGTGACCTCAGCAACGCCCTTAAGTGCTACTCCAGAGCCCGAGACTACTGCACTAGCGCCAAGCATGTCATAAACATGTGTCTTAATGTCATCAAG GTTAGCGTCTACCTCCAGAACTGGTCCCACGTCCTTAGTTATGTGAGCAAAGCTGAATCTACTCCAGAGATAGCAGAG caaagaggggagagagattgcCAGAGTCAGTCAGTCCTCACCAAATTAAAATGTGCTGCAG GCCTAGCTGAACTGGCCTCCAGAAAGTACAAACAAGCAGCCAAGTGCTTCCTGCTGGCCTCTTTCGACCACTGTGACTTCGCTGAG CTCCTGTCCCCCAGCAATGTAGCTGTGTATGGAGGGATGTGTGCCCTCGCCACCTTCGACAGACAGGAGCTACAGAAGAACGTAATCTCAAGCAG CTCCTTTAAATTATTCCTAGAGTTGGAGCCTCAGGTCCGTGACATCATCTTTAAGTTCTATGAGTCAAAGTATGCTTCCTGTCTCAAAATGCTGGATGAGATCAAG GATAACCTGCTGTTAGACATGTACCTGGCCCCCCACGTACTGACCCTCTACACACTGATCAGGAACAGAGCCCTTATACAG tacTTCAGCCCGTACGTGTCTGCAGACATGACTAAGATGGCCCAGGCCTTCAACACCACAGTGCTAGCTCTGGAAGACGAACTCACCCAGCTCATACTGGAGGGACTTATCAATGCACGCATAGACTcccacagcaag aTCCTGTATGCGCGGGACGTGGACCAGCGGAGCCACACATTTGAGAAGTCTATCCACATGGGCAAGGAGTTCCAGAGGCGAGCCAAAGCCATGATCTTGCGAGCTGCTGTGCTGCGTAACCAGATACACGTCAAG tctcctccCAGGGAGGGCAGCCAAGGTGAACTCAACTCTGCCAACAGCCAATCACgaatgagcaccaacatgtga
- the LOC124039029 gene encoding gastrin/cholecystokinin type B receptor-like — protein MYSLSFLTGLGGNIMALLVLTRKRTGLAGVSATRRLLVNLAVCDMMVVCVCMPVNLGLQVYNAWVFGEFLCRTVPFVQAVSVSASVLSLAVISLNRYYSVHNPLHARSFFTGRRILCMICVVWSVSSGLCIPLLFMNTTQTLSLLDITVTVCVESWNEVKLKQRYSFLLFCSLYGFPVLFNLVISVLTGWKLWGTDDKRTQDSNTFGVKLSLSRLKVRKRIAKMVLSLVVLFTLSWLPLYVVDIWLDLNMTASLKNVDDVNQVNHEWILHGRPFALWLGLTNSALNPLCYCFVGNLHRSAKRFRKSYRLKLSSVCSLLPQQSSMPMGGISVPKVVPYSRAQSVNRSAEMGASRKYANLGDKLTKSKSLSSVTACETVFD, from the coding sequence ATGTACTCCCTGTCCTTCCTCACGGGGCTTGGAGGGAACATTATGGCTCTCCTGGTCCTCACCCGAAAGAGGACGGGTCTGGCGGGAGTGTCGGCGACCCGCAGACTGCTGGTAAACTTGGCGGTGTGTGACatgatggtggtgtgtgtgtgcatgccagtTAACCTGGGACTCCAGGTCTACAACGCCTGGGTGTTCGGTGAGTTTCTGTGCCGCACCGTGCCGTTCGTTCAAGCGGTATCAGTGTCTGCGAGCGTCCTGAGCCTGGCTGTGATCAGTCTGAACCGCTACTACAGCGTGCACAATCCTCTCCACGCCCGTTCTTTTTTTACCGGGCGGCGGATACTGTGTATGATCTGTGTGGTGTGGAGCGTGTCGTCGGGGTTGTGCATACCGCTCCTCTTCATGAATACCACCCAGACTCTGTCGCTGCTGGACATCACCGTCACTGTGTGCGTGGAGAGCTGGAACGAAGTCAAACTGAAACAGAGATATAGCTTCctgctcttttgctctctctacGGCTTTCCGGTGTTGTTTAACCTGGTTATAAGCGTGCTGACCGGCTGGAAGCTGTGGGGCACCGACGACAAACGGACGCAAGATTCAAATACATTTGGCGTTAAGCTATCACTGTCCCGCCTCAAAGTGCGTAAAAGGATAGCCAAGATGGTGCTGTCACTAGTTGTGCTTTTCACACTGTCCTGGCTACCTCTGTATGTAGTGGACATATGGTTAGACTTGAACATGACTGCATCTTTAAAGAATGTGGATGATGTGAACCAGGTCAACCACGAGTGGATTCTTCACGGGAGACCATTTGCGCTATGGTTGGGTCTGACCAACTCCGCTCTCAAcccgctttgttattgtttcgtGGGGAACTTGCACAGGTCTGCGAAACGGTTCAGGAAAAGCTACCGACTGAAACTGTCGTCAGTGTGCAGTCTGTTGCCACAGCAGTCCTCCATGCCTATGGGCGGCATCTCAGTGCCCAAAGTCGTGCCATATAGCAGGGCGCAATCAGTGAATCGCAGCGCAGAGATGGGCGCATCGAGAAAGTACGCCAATTTAGGCGATAAATTAACCAAGAGCAAGAGCCTGTCCTCTGTGACTGCGTGTGAGACTGTTTTCGACTGA